The following DNA comes from Ignavibacteria bacterium.
CCTGATAAATTATCATAATCTTCTACAGCTTCTAATGGTTTCATGTTAAAAACAAACCCAACGGGAATGACCTTTACAAAGATATCTTTTGTAACATCTCTATTCATAATGAAAATCTCTGCTCTAGGCGTTTGCTGAGCGAATAAAGTACTTACATTTGTCACTAAAAATAAAACAGCATATATTAAAGTTTTCATTCAAGGAATTCTCCTGTTTATTTTATTAAAACAATTTTGTTTGATTTAGAAAATGTTTTGTTATCTGTAAACTGTACAAAATAGATACCAGAAGCATAATTTGAAGCGTTAAGCAATACACTGTATATACCAGCTTGATGTTGCCTGTCGACTAATATCCCTACCTCCTTTCCTAAAGAATCAAAGATTTTAATAGTAATGTATGTCGATTTAGGTACTTCATATTTAATAATAGTTTTAGGATTAAAGGGATTGGGAAAATTTTGATGTAGTCTGTACTTTACAGGGGTTTCAATTTCATTATAATATATTCCTATTGGATCTGCTTTAGTAGTTTTTAAAACATAAAGAAATTGCGCATCCAGATCAAGCGGGGGGAAATTAAAAGCATCTCCGCAGACAACATAAGAACTGTCATTACATAAGTCGACGGATGATCCGGAAATTTCAAGTGTATCCATCGGATAGGTTTTCTCCCATATTTTATTGCCATAAGGGTCTATTGCCAATAAAAATGCTTCAGTGGATTTAACTCCTGTAATGACATACGTATTATTATAATCAACCTTAACAGCACAGTCCGAAGATCGCAAATTAAAATATGTATTTGTATCTCCATAAATTCTTGACCATTCCAAAGTTCCCGAACTGTCTGTTTTTGTGTAATACAACTTGATATGCTGATTATTATACCAAATCGTTCCAATAATTAAGTAATCATAATTTGATGTCTGAAATACAATATTTCCAGATTCATTAAATGAACTACCATAGTTCTTCGTCCATAAAGTATCTCCATTAATATTTGTTCTAATCAAAAGTTGTTGTACGTTATTGATTATTGTTATTCCGCCTGAAAGAATATATCCACCATCGTGCAATTGTTTGACATTTTGAAGGGTGCTTTGCGTATTTCCTGGCCTAATTATTTTCGACCACAATTTATTGCCATTAGTATCAATTTTTACCATGTAGCCTGACCTTATAGTAGGACTACCCGTTTCGCATTTACCAACTGCCACAATTTTCATATCAACAGTTTCTATCAAGTGATAGAAATACAGACTATATCCAGTTTCAGGAATGTTCTTCATCCAGATAATGCTTCCCAATGGACTCAATTTAACAACCAATCGGTTGTCTCCCACTGCAACAAAATCACCGGATGAAGTTTCAATTACTGATGTCATTCCAATAGTTGCTGGTAAGTATCTAACCCATAAAGTATCACCCAAGTTGTTTAATTTTGCCACGAAGCCCAAGTAACCGCTTCCGCCTCTTCTTCCTGCAATAACGTAATTTCCATCACTCGTTTGCTTAATGGAATTTCCTGTTGTCCAATTAGAGTATAATTCTGTCTTTTGCCAAACTACTTCTTGTCCAAACGTAATCTGGCTAAAAAAATATAACACCAAAGCAACATAAAATGCGTTAGCATTTAGAAATTCTATAAGTTTTTCAGGTTTTCTTCTCATTTTTCTTAAAATTTTAATCGGTTTGTATCAGTTTGGTCTGTTTCCCGTTTTAACGGTAAACGTGCAGGATTCGGGTTTTATAGTATAATTATATATTTCAAATTAATATAAAATCAAGCTATATTCAAGCGTAAAATTGTAAATTATTAATCAATTTAAGCTGTATATACCAAACAAAACAAACACCGGTAAATTAATTTCGGGATTATATTCATCAAGGCTCGGGTATCTAATAAATTTCTATAGGTAATTATAGTTTCATTACAAATATAATGCAGCTATTAAGGCAGAACAATGATTTGAGTCATAAAAAAGCCTGTTTACCTATCTAATAAAAACACACTACGATGCGCTCAGCTGCACGCCCTTGCAGTCAAAGTAAGCGGAATCATCATCATACTTTGCTTTCCATTTCCGGTTAGCTATCATCTTCAGATTTTCAACCACATCATCAACTTCACTTTCCGTGTTAAAAATGCCAAACGATATCCTCACCGCTCCGCCAATATCAAACTTCTCACCGCTGCGCAGCCGTGCTATAATTTGTTCGGAATCATCTCTCCCCAGCAAAAAGCTAAGATAGGGGTGCGCGCAGAACCTACCGTTCCTGGTTGCAATTGCCGCTTCGTGGTTCAAAATATCAGCTACAAGCCCGTTACTAAGCTCGCCTATATTAAATGTAATCACCCCAAGTCTTTTATTTGCGGGAATATCACCTAAAATATTTATCTCCGGCACTTCCTTTAATCTTTTCAGCGCATACTCCGTAAGTTCAACTTCATGCTGCCTTACGTTATCAAGTCCTGCAGCAGTTAAAAAGTTAAGCGATTCCGCAAGCGCTATCGCGCCGGCTATGTTGGGAGTCCCGCCCTGATGCCTGTCAGGTGAGCTTGCGTAAATGTAATCATGCTCGCTGACAAACAGCACAGTTCCGCCGCCCGGTGTGTATGGCTGAACCCTGTCAAGCACATCACGCGGACCGAATAAAAACGCTGACCCGAACGGCGCGTATGCTTTATGTCCCGCCGCCGCAAGAAAATCTATATGCTGCGGATCGTCATTCGGTTTTACGTCTATCTTCCTGTGTGCAAGAAGCTGCGCCGCGTCTACAAGTATCCGCGCTCCGTGTTTATGCGCAAGCTCCGCAATTTTATGTATATCGTTTATATATCCCGTAACGTTAGATGCTCCCGTTACAGCTACAAGTTTAACTTTATTGTTTTTTAATTTTGTCTCAAGGTCATTCAGGTCTAGTGAGCCGTCTTTATTTACACCGAAGTGCAGTGTCTCGCCCCTGTGCCTGTGCGGCAGGTCATTGCTGTGATGCTCCATCAGCGAAACCAGCGTTATTCCTTCATGGTCCTTCATCAGCCATGCAGTCATATCAAGCGCGCTTGTTGTATTGGCAGTAAGCACTATCGCGTTATCAGGTTTGCTGGCATTTATAAATCTGAATATTGTATCATAAACTCTTTCGAACAGCTCCGTGGCTATCATGCTTAAATAATGTTTGCCGCGGTGAACATTTGAGTAGTAGTTCTTTATGAAATCGATATATTTATTTAATACTGTACTGCAGGGGTGAGTTGATGCGCCGTGATCAAGATAGATCAGATTTTTCGGCTCTGTGCTTCCGTAAACCTGGAAACATTTTTTTGTTATCGGAAATTCTTCCCTGATATATTTGATATCTAGCATTTTTGGATGGAGGTGGAAAACAATTATTTAACTTGAATTATTTCAAAATTACTAATAACCATATTCTATTGCAATGAAAACAAAGAAAAATCAACTGCAGGTTCAGATACTATGATCTTTCAAAAATTCTCCCCTCTCCTCTCAGGAGAGGGGCAGGGGGTGAGGTCAACCTTTACTGTTTGCCCGAAACACCAAATCACCCTCGCCCATACCAAAAGGGAGCAGGTTTACGACTCTTTCTACGAATCAAAGATTCGAAGAATCATTGATCAAGTCTTTATTTCGTAGAGAGGGGGTCAAACAGTATACCCATCAAAAGAGCATGTGCTATGACTTAGTAAATTATCAATTTATTCGGAAACTATTATTGCCTAACCTTAATTTTTTAATTATGTTATATTTTATTTAACCGGAATGAAAAAATACATACTAATATTATTGATTTTTGGCAGTATATCAGTATTCGCACAGCAATACTGGCTGCCGGTAAGCTCGCCGACAAACCAGAAGCTCAAAAAAGGATTTTTCACCGATACACTTAACGGCTGGCTGGCGGGTGATTCAGGTACAATACTCAGAACCACAAATTCAGGCAATAACTGGTTTTTGCAGAATTCTGGAACAACTGAAACAATTGATGATATTTTTTTCATCAACCAGAATACAGGGTGGGTTATTGCCAATGGATTTTTTTATGATGGCACAATTATACTTAGAACTACCAACGGAGGAACGAACTGGAATTTTTCCAGATTCGAAGATACCACAGTTGTGTTCAACCAGATCTATTTCAGGAATTTAACAACAGGTTACCTTACCGGTTACAGCGGCTACATACTTAAATCAACCAACGGCGGTATCAACTGGTTCAATACTTTTATTGATACTGCATATTGCCCCACACTTTATCTGTTTCCAAAAAATGATATTTATTTCATAAATGATCTTACCGGCTTTGCATGCGGCGGTCAAATTGATATACAGGGCATGACCTGGCGTACAACCGATGGTGGGCTAAACTGGAAAACTTATTGTGTCGCTTCTGAACCGCTTTATGAAATAAAGGCTATAAATCAGAATATCATTTTCGCAACAGGGGGAGATTTTGAGTATGGCCTGAGCAATGTATACTCTACCAATGGCGGGGTTGAATGGAAATACGATCCCGTAACACAGCTTTTGGGAAGGGGACAATCTCTCGGTATGAGAACCCCGAATGAATTCTGGGTTCCCCTTGACTATATAGATATTTTTGCTGTTAATACTGATTCAGGTTTTAATGCAGTTAACTGGCGTGAAGTGTCTTATCCGGGCAGCGGGGGAATAAACTATACATTTTTTGTTTCCCCAACAATGGGGTGGTCAATTGCTGATTCAGGAAGGATATATAAATACAATACTGCCATAATCGGAATATCAGGTAATAATAATCAATATATTCCTGAATCTTTTACTGTTGAGCAGAATTACCCCAATCCATTTAATCCCGAAACGAGAATAAATTATACATTAAATTATTCAACAGTTGTAAAAGCTGAAGTATTCAATATTCTTGGTGAGTCAATTGAAGTTCTCATGGATTATTTTCAGCCTGCAGGATACCACAGTATTACATGGAATGCTTCAAAATTTCCCAGCGGAATTTATTTCTGCAGAATAACTGCAGGGAAAACTGAAAAATCAGTTAAAATGCTTCTCGTCAAATAAAAATCCTGTCTTTATCTTAATGAAAATAATTCCTGTCATAATATTATTTATATTTACCCTGTTTTTTTCTGCTGTTAACACAAATGCGCAGGATTACTGGCTTCATGTTAACTCACCAACCGAAAGAATTCTCACCAAATGTATCTTTCCTGATTCAGTTTACGGGTGGGCGGCAGGCGATTCAGGCACTATTGTTCATACAACCAACAGCGGCAGCACATGGCAGCTTCAGAATTCCGGCGTTTTAAATTACAATATTGATGATATTTTTTTCCTCAACCGAAGGCTTGGCTGGGCGCTTGCAAACGATTACCTTTTCATTGGCTCTATTGTACTTACAACCACTAACGGCGGGCTTAACTGGTCACAATCCAGATTCCCTGATTCCAATTACGTTGTTACCAATATTTATTACACTGATTCACTTTCCGGCTATGCCACAGGTTTCAGCGGGAAAGTGTACCGGACAACAAATGGAGGAAGTAACTGGACTGAATGTGTCATAGATACAGCCGGCTGCCCTCTTCTATACGGCTTCCCGAAGAACCGGATAAATTTTATTAATGCAAATACCGGGTACCTTGCCGGCGGCAAGTATGATATTGTGGGTATTGTATGGCGTACCACAAATGCAGGTGTGAACTGGAGCACTTTCTGTTTAACTCCTGAGCCGCTTTTTGACGTTCAGCATATTAATGCAGATAAAATCGTAGCATGCGGGGGTGATTTTGAGTTCGGTGCAATTACTACAACCACCTACAATAATACTGCGTCATGGCGATATTTGAATACAGGACTCTTCGGCGTTGCACGCGATCTCGCCTTCAGAACAGAAAAGGAAGTATGGATGCCGCTCTCGTTTGCGCAGGCATGGGCAGTGCACCTTGATTCATGCAATCAGAACGTACCATGGATAAGCATTCCCGCACCGGATTCCACTGCCGTTTACGCGGCTAAATTCCTTTCACCTACATTAGGATTTGCTTTCGGCTCCTACGGAGCCATATTAAAATATAACACTGCCGTTATCGGAATTACCCCGGGCAATAGTATTGTTCCCCAAAGCTCATCATTGGGGCAGAACTACCCCAATCCATTTAACCCATCTACAAACATTTCATACTATCTTGCCAAAGGTGATTTTGTTAATATTACTATATATGATATAACCGGCAGGCGGGTTAAAGTATTTGTAGAAGGTTACCGTCCGGCTGGTACTAATCATTTCAGGTTCGTAAATCCCGGACTTGCTTCAGGTGTGTACATCTACAAGCTCAAAGCAGGAGACTATACCGAATCCAAAAAAATGGTTATTGTTAAATAACCAGAACAAAGTCCCCCTTGAAAAGGGGGATTAAGAGCTTCAGTATTACATCTCTCCACGATCTTTACAAAATCGAACCCCAAGGTAAATCTGCATTGGGGATTTTATAAACCAACTCTTTCTCCTCATTCTTAAACACCGATCTCTCTCTCTCTCTCTCTCTCATTCCCCCCGTAGGGGTAAAACAAACTCCGGTTAGGGAATGTTTAATTGTTTAACTATCCTGCAGTAGCCGACCCCTTAAGGGTTCGATCTCGATCAAACGATAAATCCTTTACGACCCTAAAAACCTAAGGTCAGGCTTTGAGAGTGGCTCGGCTGCAAAAAGCGAAAACCTGCAAGGTCTTTAAGACCTGGCAGGTTTAAGAAATTTCCATTCCGATAAATCGGAATTCAACTCGCTATTTAATTAGAACCATCTTCTTCGAATCTGAAAAAACACCTGAATTAATTTGATATATATACAACCCGCTCGCCAAATCACTTCCGTCAAACTCCATTTCATAACTCCCCGCTTGTTTGTATTCGTTAACACTGAATACCTCTCTGCCTAGAAGATCATATATCTTGATTGTAATAAACACACCCCGTCCTTCGGACACCCCTCTCAAGAGGGGAATTTCATAACGTATAGTTGTTGTTGGATTAAACGGATTTGGGTAATTCTGATGCAGTTTAAACGACCTTGGTGTATTTTTTGTATTGCTGCTGATGTTCTGGTTTAACGTTTTGCCACTGATAAGCGATAATACATTGATTTTGCTTTCTGTAGTTGAACCACTGTTCGGATTATCACCCCCAGACCCATACTTTAACAAACATAATTTGTTTAAAAGGGCGTGAGTGCCTTTGTGTGTATTCTGATTGTTCTGGTAAATATTGTCATAGTCGCTTACCGCTTCCATGATATTACCTTGCCTTACCTTGCTCTTAATGACAAAGTCTTCGGATATTTCCCTGGACTCCTTTGTATTATTGGTATCACTTTTGATATTTGCATAATAGCTCTGGATATTATTGTAATCTGTTACACTGCCGTTATTCTTTTCCAGGCAGTTGAATATCCTCGCAAGTGAAACTGTTGCGAAGGTTGATGTTTTATATTCTGAAACTACATCTTTGTACTTTGAAATTGCAGTTGAATAATTACCTGACATTTCATTTGAATATGCCTGCATGAATAATGAACCTGCAAACGGATTATCACCGTTATCTATTACAAATACACTGTCATACATTCCAAATCCTATAGAATTAAGCTCAAAATAATCCATATTTGGCAGACTTGTGCCATTGAATAACGGGTCATATATCACTTCTCCGCCTGATACATCAAAATATGCTGTTACAGGAGGACTATCGAACCAATAATTCATTGTTGCTTCAAGATCACCGTCTAATTCGCCTGATATATAATTATACCCGTTTACGCTTATTAAGTTATAGCCTGAATCCATCATCGGGTAACTTTCTTTTTCCAATACCATTGCGCCTGAAACGGGCATACCTGCTAAAATATTATTTCCGCCAAGCCATCTTGTTACTGTGCCGGAATTTACGGGTCTCATAACAGGTACAGAGGCCGAATAAAGCTGAACTATCATATCTGATGCATTGTTAAATGTATTTTTCAGTAAATATGGCGAAGAATAACTGCATTCAACTGATTTTTCGAAGTTATTTACAATATTGTATTCAATTGTGCCGTTGGAGTTATCCAGATACAGTCCAGTACCCGAACCTGTTAAGCCTGTTATTGTATTTCTGGCAATATATGGAGAGGATTGTATTGCTGTAATGCCGATATCGCAATTGCTGAAACTATTATCAGTAATTACAACGCTGCCTGAAGGGCAGTATTGCATTACTATACATGAAGCAAATCCTGATGAGATACCTGATTCAGTTGAGCAGTCTTTTATCAAAATATCATCAGCGCCATCGATATAAACCTGGTTAAGTAATTTTGTGCTTGTAGTGTTTTTGAATGTACAGTTATTTATTACGGTTGAATATTCCGTTAAGCCGATTGATGTTGGCTGAGTAATATTTATTCCGTTATAAGCATTCTGTATAACGCAGTTTATTAATGTATCGTTTGCGTCATCGGAAAGATAGATGCCGTCCCAGGTATCAGTTGAATCATAACTTGTAAACTTACAGCCATTTGCATTAATTCTTGCGCCATCTTCAAAAATAAGTTTCGATCCTTTTCCGAATTTGATTGTGGAACTGTCATTACAAATCAATGCAGTTTCATTCCCTTCGAAAATATAGGTCGTGCTATCTGGGATAACGAATTCTGCACCTGTTTCAAGTATTACATTTGCGCTATCCTGTAAATAATTACTTATCCTGGAGGGCGGGTCTGGTATGCAATACGTTACACCTCTGTCTATAATTATTTTTCCACCGCTTATAAATGCGCCTTTATTACAATAAGTGCTACCTGTTTTTATTCTTACTGCAGCACCAAAGTTGTTCATTGAAATATGGCTGTTTTTCTCCAGATATAATTGCGATCCATTTTCAACAAAAAATTGCGTGTTTCGTAAAAGATAGATATAACCTCCTGTCTGGTTAATAAAAACTGCATTACAGTTTGAAGTAGGATTATCACCAACAGTAAACTGTGCATAATTAAAACCATTATTAGTGCTATACAATAATAAGTAGGACCCGTTTTCTACTGAAAATATTTTCCCGCATTTTATCTTTGCATGATGATTAAAATTAATATAAAGAGGACTGTATAATTTACCTGGATTTTCTTGGTATGGAATAGTATATGGAGATGGGACGATCGAAGAATTTGTCCCATCAATAGGATAAAGTAGTTCGTCGCTTTTAGAAATGCCATGTATTCCTATATTAGGTGTAACTTCTGGCACTAACAAGTTACCATTTATATATTTATGATATTGTTTATAACACTTGATAATATTTTGCTCAAGTATTGGTAAATTTGGATCAAATAAACTAATTTCATCACAAGTGTAACCAGGGCCACCAAACCATCTGTATTTAATTGCATTTAAACCCGTAGTATTATAAATGTTTATGTCTAAATCTACTGCCATGGAATTTGCACCGCCATATGAATAATTCATATCTCTATAATCTAAAATTATTGGATTTGAATTAATAAGGTAAAACACTTCATCAACAACGTAGTACAAAGCTAATTTCCAAATACCATATCCAAATTCAGCATCAGCACTATTTGAACCTGAGGAATTTTCATCCAAAAGCATATTTCCACCTACGGGTATTTGATAATAGCCTTCATATGGTCCTCTATTATTTAAAGCATAACCGTCCAATCCAACTAGATATTTCAAATTAGGTCCGCCAGATCTCCTTGGTATTGCAGAAGTTCGTTGATCTAAAAAAGACAATCTCGGATAATGATTACCTAGAATTTTACCATTAAATACTGCACTTACCGGAAAAAATTGAGCATATATTGGAACACTTGAGAAATTACTTACGAAAATTTCTACATATTCTTCAACATCAGTCGAGTCATCATATTGAGAATATAATAAATGTATATGTAATATACATATTAAAACTAAACTGGTTATTGTTTTCATTATTTTAATAAGATTAATTTATTTGATTTTGAAT
Coding sequences within:
- a CDS encoding T9SS type A sorting domain-containing protein encodes the protein MRRKPEKLIEFLNANAFYVALVLYFFSQITFGQEVVWQKTELYSNWTTGNSIKQTSDGNYVIAGRRGGSGYLGFVAKLNNLGDTLWVRYLPATIGMTSVIETSSGDFVAVGDNRLVVKLSPLGSIIWMKNIPETGYSLYFYHLIETVDMKIVAVGKCETGSPTIRSGYMVKIDTNGNKLWSKIIRPGNTQSTLQNVKQLHDGGYILSGGITIINNVQQLLIRTNINGDTLWTKNYGSSFNESGNIVFQTSNYDYLIIGTIWYNNQHIKLYYTKTDSSGTLEWSRIYGDTNTYFNLRSSDCAVKVDYNNTYVITGVKSTEAFLLAIDPYGNKIWEKTYPMDTLEISGSSVDLCNDSSYVVCGDAFNFPPLDLDAQFLYVLKTTKADPIGIYYNEIETPVKYRLHQNFPNPFNPKTIIKYEVPKSTYITIKIFDSLGKEVGILVDRQHQAGIYSVLLNASNYASGIYFVQFTDNKTFSKSNKIVLIK
- a CDS encoding aminotransferase class V-fold PLP-dependent enzyme translates to MLDIKYIREEFPITKKCFQVYGSTEPKNLIYLDHGASTHPCSTVLNKYIDFIKNYYSNVHRGKHYLSMIATELFERVYDTIFRFINASKPDNAIVLTANTTSALDMTAWLMKDHEGITLVSLMEHHSNDLPHRHRGETLHFGVNKDGSLDLNDLETKLKNNKVKLVAVTGASNVTGYINDIHKIAELAHKHGARILVDAAQLLAHRKIDVKPNDDPQHIDFLAAAGHKAYAPFGSAFLFGPRDVLDRVQPYTPGGGTVLFVSEHDYIYASSPDRHQGGTPNIAGAIALAESLNFLTAAGLDNVRQHEVELTEYALKRLKEVPEINILGDIPANKRLGVITFNIGELSNGLVADILNHEAAIATRNGRFCAHPYLSFLLGRDDSEQIIARLRSGEKFDIGGAVRISFGIFNTESEVDDVVENLKMIANRKWKAKYDDDSAYFDCKGVQLSAS
- a CDS encoding T9SS type A sorting domain-containing protein; this translates as MKKYILILLIFGSISVFAQQYWLPVSSPTNQKLKKGFFTDTLNGWLAGDSGTILRTTNSGNNWFLQNSGTTETIDDIFFINQNTGWVIANGFFYDGTIILRTTNGGTNWNFSRFEDTTVVFNQIYFRNLTTGYLTGYSGYILKSTNGGINWFNTFIDTAYCPTLYLFPKNDIYFINDLTGFACGGQIDIQGMTWRTTDGGLNWKTYCVASEPLYEIKAINQNIIFATGGDFEYGLSNVYSTNGGVEWKYDPVTQLLGRGQSLGMRTPNEFWVPLDYIDIFAVNTDSGFNAVNWREVSYPGSGGINYTFFVSPTMGWSIADSGRIYKYNTAIIGISGNNNQYIPESFTVEQNYPNPFNPETRINYTLNYSTVVKAEVFNILGESIEVLMDYFQPAGYHSITWNASKFPSGIYFCRITAGKTEKSVKMLLVK
- a CDS encoding T9SS type A sorting domain-containing protein codes for the protein MKIIPVIILFIFTLFFSAVNTNAQDYWLHVNSPTERILTKCIFPDSVYGWAAGDSGTIVHTTNSGSTWQLQNSGVLNYNIDDIFFLNRRLGWALANDYLFIGSIVLTTTNGGLNWSQSRFPDSNYVVTNIYYTDSLSGYATGFSGKVYRTTNGGSNWTECVIDTAGCPLLYGFPKNRINFINANTGYLAGGKYDIVGIVWRTTNAGVNWSTFCLTPEPLFDVQHINADKIVACGGDFEFGAITTTTYNNTASWRYLNTGLFGVARDLAFRTEKEVWMPLSFAQAWAVHLDSCNQNVPWISIPAPDSTAVYAAKFLSPTLGFAFGSYGAILKYNTAVIGITPGNSIVPQSSSLGQNYPNPFNPSTNISYYLAKGDFVNITIYDITGRRVKVFVEGYRPAGTNHFRFVNPGLASGVYIYKLKAGDYTESKKMVIVK
- a CDS encoding T9SS type A sorting domain-containing protein; protein product: MKYLVGLDGYALNNRGPYEGYYQIPVGGNMLLDENSSGSNSADAEFGYGIWKLALYYVVDEVFYLINSNPIILDYRDMNYSYGGANSMAVDLDINIYNTTGLNAIKYRWFGGPGYTCDEISLFDPNLPILEQNIIKCYKQYHKYINGNLLVPEVTPNIGIHGISKSDELLYPIDGTNSSIVPSPYTIPYQENPGKLYSPLYINFNHHAKIKCGKIFSVENGSYLLLYSTNNGFNYAQFTVGDNPTSNCNAVFINQTGGYIYLLRNTQFFVENGSQLYLEKNSHISMNNFGAAVRIKTGSTYCNKGAFISGGKIIIDRGVTYCIPDPPSRISNYLQDSANVILETGAEFVIPDSTTYIFEGNETALICNDSSTIKFGKGSKLIFEDGARINANGCKFTSYDSTDTWDGIYLSDDANDTLINCVIQNAYNGINITQPTSIGLTEYSTVINNCTFKNTTSTKLLNQVYIDGADDILIKDCSTESGISSGFASCIVMQYCPSGSVVITDNSFSNCDIGITAIQSSPYIARNTITGLTGSGTGLYLDNSNGTIEYNIVNNFEKSVECSYSSPYLLKNTFNNASDMIVQLYSASVPVMRPVNSGTVTRWLGGNNILAGMPVSGAMVLEKESYPMMDSGYNLISVNGYNYISGELDGDLEATMNYWFDSPPVTAYFDVSGGEVIYDPLFNGTSLPNMDYFELNSIGFGMYDSVFVIDNGDNPFAGSLFMQAYSNEMSGNYSTAISKYKDVVSEYKTSTFATVSLARIFNCLEKNNGSVTDYNNIQSYYANIKSDTNNTKESREISEDFVIKSKVRQGNIMEAVSDYDNIYQNNQNTHKGTHALLNKLCLLKYGSGGDNPNSGSTTESKINVLSLISGKTLNQNISSNTKNTPRSFKLHQNYPNPFNPTTTIRYEIPLLRGVSEGRGVFITIKIYDLLGREVFSVNEYKQAGSYEMEFDGSDLASGLYIYQINSGVFSDSKKMVLIK